The following proteins are co-located in the Paenibacillus sp. FSL H8-0079 genome:
- a CDS encoding discoidin domain-containing protein encodes MIKGKSWMAIVIALMLLTAHLTSSVQTVHAAGEETHIAATLFVLKNESEVSNAKIHWAPVQGATAYELYRSENNEPYHLLQNLTGTTTDDYGLNIGSTYKYQVKAYGGTSLLTSAVSPEYTPYSLPENLTTFDNTTQSTLMLPNELKVGDTYYRFNFVQKSSGGFGEMIQQTSTDDITYGNDKVVLSYTDHADLANSKFEGINILYHAPTNKFVFWAHYENSTDYTLARVSVASATPGEDFTFHKSFRPEGNQSRDISIFKDDDDSAYLISTANNNSDTILYKLTSDWLDVDHQVSVIYQSQHRELPKMIKKDGIYYLFSSQAAGWYPSIPLYSSANSIDGDWSELRTIGNTSTFSAQSGSVMRVKPDTGNNVVMVAYRWMFGWAGTQNGTTEERLLPVWFSDGYAFYDYFDQVLYNTSDDVVVPVQNGKLLSQGKPATAQTASGTNPASYANDGNYQTEWIGTGSSWPHWWKVDLGSVQQLNNVQISWWMQKGSEGFYKYKIETSTDNVNWTVALDRTNNTSYGFTSDTLSSNAARYVRINMQNATLHNNPNNWYTPRIWEVKVFGSDTN; translated from the coding sequence ATGATCAAAGGTAAATCGTGGATGGCTATCGTCATTGCATTGATGTTGTTAACAGCTCATTTAACGTCCTCAGTTCAAACCGTTCACGCTGCTGGTGAAGAGACCCATATTGCTGCAACACTGTTTGTGCTGAAGAATGAATCCGAAGTATCCAATGCCAAAATCCATTGGGCACCTGTCCAGGGAGCGACTGCATACGAGTTGTATAGATCCGAGAACAATGAGCCTTATCATTTATTACAGAACCTAACCGGTACAACGACGGATGATTATGGCCTCAACATAGGTAGTACGTACAAATATCAAGTGAAGGCATATGGCGGAACTTCCTTGTTAACCTCCGCTGTCTCGCCAGAATATACCCCTTACAGCCTCCCAGAGAACCTTACAACTTTTGATAACACAACGCAATCAACGCTTATGCTCCCGAATGAACTTAAAGTGGGAGACACCTACTACAGATTCAATTTCGTGCAAAAGTCATCAGGCGGTTTTGGCGAAATGATTCAACAGACGTCAACGGATGACATCACATACGGTAACGACAAAGTGGTCCTTTCCTACACGGATCATGCCGATTTGGCGAATTCTAAATTTGAAGGGATCAATATCCTATACCACGCGCCCACGAACAAATTCGTTTTTTGGGCTCACTATGAGAACAGTACAGACTACACGCTTGCGAGGGTATCAGTGGCTTCAGCCACGCCTGGAGAAGACTTTACATTTCACAAAAGCTTTCGGCCGGAAGGGAACCAATCCCGGGATATCTCCATTTTCAAAGATGATGATGATTCGGCATATCTGATCTCTACGGCTAATAATAATTCGGACACCATCTTATATAAGTTAACCTCCGATTGGCTGGATGTGGATCATCAAGTTTCTGTTATTTATCAAAGTCAACATAGAGAACTGCCCAAGATGATCAAAAAAGATGGCATTTATTATTTGTTCTCTTCCCAAGCGGCAGGTTGGTATCCGAGTATCCCCCTGTATTCATCAGCAAATAGCATAGACGGAGATTGGTCTGAATTACGGACGATTGGCAACACGTCAACCTTCTCCGCGCAATCGGGTTCCGTCATGCGGGTGAAGCCAGATACGGGCAACAACGTGGTTATGGTTGCGTATCGCTGGATGTTCGGCTGGGCAGGCACGCAAAATGGAACAACGGAGGAACGTTTGCTTCCCGTTTGGTTCTCCGATGGTTACGCATTTTATGATTATTTTGATCAAGTCCTGTACAACACGAGCGATGATGTCGTCGTTCCCGTTCAAAATGGGAAACTGCTATCACAAGGTAAACCTGCAACAGCACAAACGGCCTCTGGAACGAACCCGGCAAGTTATGCTAATGATGGTAACTATCAAACCGAATGGATCGGCACAGGCAGTTCCTGGCCACATTGGTGGAAGGTAGACCTCGGCTCCGTTCAACAGTTGAATAATGTGCAAATCTCCTGGTGGATGCAAAAAGGCTCCGAAGGTTTTTACAAATACAAAATTGAGACCAGCACGGATAATGTAAACTGGACCGTAGCATTGGATCGAACCAATAATACATCTTACGGTTTCACATCAGATACGCTATCGAGCAATGCTGCGAGGTATGTACGAATTAATATGCAAAATGCGACGCTCCACAACAACCCTAACAACTGGTACACCCCAAGGATATGGGAAGTGAAGGTATTTGGATCGGACACAAATTAA
- a CDS encoding DinB family protein, with protein MVERPTTEEYAAYYEGYIQLVPEGNIIEMLEQQANIVQNLLSSLTEEQANYRYAEGKWSVKEVIGHLLDNERIMSSRLLRIARGDQANHPGYDQDVLMQTHPFNAYTLADLSEEYAVTRRSTILMLRRLTPEAWLCRGIVSDNPASARSIAVIMVGHELHHCSVLRDRYSLDVKL; from the coding sequence ATGGTTGAAAGACCAACTACAGAGGAATATGCAGCTTATTATGAAGGGTACATCCAGCTTGTTCCTGAAGGGAACATCATCGAAATGTTGGAGCAGCAGGCCAACATCGTACAAAATTTGCTTTCTTCATTGACAGAGGAGCAAGCAAATTATCGTTACGCCGAAGGCAAATGGAGCGTGAAAGAGGTCATCGGCCACCTCTTGGATAACGAACGCATCATGAGCAGCCGATTGCTTCGTATCGCCCGAGGTGACCAAGCGAATCATCCCGGCTACGATCAGGACGTGCTTATGCAGACCCACCCTTTCAATGCGTATACTCTGGCCGATTTGAGCGAAGAATATGCCGTCACACGCCGCTCAACCATTCTTATGCTTCGTCGTCTCACGCCGGAAGCTTGGCTCTGTAGAGGGATCGTCAGTGATAATCCTGCTTCAGCTCGATCAATCGCCGTTATTATGGTTGGACATGAGCTCCACCATTGTTCAGTGCTTCGAGATCGCTATTCGCTTGATGTGAAATTATAA
- a CDS encoding ABC transporter substrate-binding protein, protein MSTRFRKGMLFCFIAALVFVLAACSSTNGGSDEANNSSQEATKNVATDEEKSDADASGAAQTTYPLTVSNYTTENGTWVAKEQTFDKVPERVVANTQGAAELMIRLGLTDKIVGVAALFGSVPEDIADEFKKIPVLAEGYVGKEVTIGASPDLVVGRGGLFEDADWGVGTVSSLNDMGIKTYVQGTSVPDASLDSLYQDITELGEIFNVQANAAAYIETLKARETALSARASAETINYASFSDNGDGTIGIYNGNGDTFIESAMSLINMHNMLINETGTLSLEKLIEINPDAMIISRYAGGIDPEETIEKLLANKQVQNINAVKNKKIYIIDFNNFWGYGDSIFTGVEGLADDLGL, encoded by the coding sequence ATGTCTACACGCTTTAGAAAAGGAATGTTATTTTGTTTTATAGCTGCACTTGTTTTTGTACTTGCAGCCTGCTCCAGTACTAATGGTGGAAGTGATGAAGCAAACAATAGCTCACAGGAAGCAACGAAGAATGTTGCAACAGATGAGGAGAAATCGGATGCAGATGCTTCAGGTGCTGCTCAAACCACGTATCCATTAACCGTTTCAAACTATACAACTGAAAATGGGACATGGGTCGCTAAAGAACAAACCTTTGATAAGGTACCTGAACGAGTTGTTGCCAATACACAAGGTGCGGCTGAATTAATGATCCGTCTTGGTTTGACTGACAAAATTGTTGGAGTGGCAGCGCTGTTCGGTAGTGTACCTGAAGACATCGCTGATGAATTCAAAAAAATTCCTGTGCTGGCTGAAGGCTATGTCGGTAAGGAAGTGACCATAGGTGCTTCGCCTGATCTGGTTGTGGGGCGTGGTGGATTGTTTGAGGATGCCGATTGGGGTGTTGGTACAGTAAGCAGCTTGAATGATATGGGGATTAAAACGTACGTACAAGGCACCAGTGTTCCTGACGCATCGTTAGATAGTCTGTATCAGGACATTACTGAATTAGGTGAGATATTCAACGTACAGGCGAATGCAGCAGCATATATTGAGACGCTTAAAGCACGCGAGACTGCCTTGTCGGCTCGAGCTAGCGCTGAAACGATCAACTATGCATCTTTTTCGGATAATGGTGATGGAACTATTGGAATCTACAACGGAAACGGAGATACGTTTATTGAAAGTGCAATGTCATTAATAAATATGCATAATATGCTGATTAATGAAACAGGCACACTCAGTCTGGAGAAGCTAATCGAGATTAATCCGGATGCTATGATTATTTCTAGGTATGCTGGTGGCATCGATCCAGAAGAAACAATTGAAAAGCTGCTAGCCAACAAGCAGGTACAGAACATTAACGCAGTTAAAAACAAGAAGATCTACATTATTGATTTCAACAACTTCTGGGGATACGGAGATTCCATCTTCACAGGCGTTGAAGGACTCGCTGATGATCTCGGGTTGTAA
- a CDS encoding TetR/AcrR family transcriptional regulator translates to MKPRAKHSTIKSRYFSGFFCYQGPNSCFKLFPVRSLIDNEFLNTLFYCHLIRNVTQKRAAYFNNSNEDSLYSYFLTGLFGNVNGMVTEPLNELEIKLTKTFSYIPEDILLKVYVNVLKGESFPMIKDILRRMRVDGYLRPDVDDDLISFMFESMQLNLILFFREFDIKDSKLQHKISKYFAEFMGHGLLEDHKYSEMVSDLKGEKNENL, encoded by the coding sequence ATGAAGCCAAGAGCAAAACATAGTACCATAAAAAGTCGCTATTTTAGCGGCTTTTTTTGTTATCAGGGACCTAATTCCTGTTTCAAACTGTTCCCGGTCCGTTCGCTGATTGATAATGAGTTTCTGAACACTCTATTTTATTGTCACTTAATACGCAATGTGACGCAGAAAAGAGCTGCATATTTTAATAACAGTAATGAAGATTCCCTTTACAGCTATTTCCTAACTGGCTTATTTGGTAACGTTAATGGCATGGTGACCGAGCCACTGAATGAGTTGGAAATCAAACTAACTAAAACATTTTCATATATTCCTGAGGACATTTTACTGAAAGTATATGTGAATGTGTTAAAGGGCGAGTCATTCCCCATGATCAAGGACATTTTACGCCGAATGAGGGTTGATGGATATCTAAGGCCTGATGTTGACGACGATCTGATTTCTTTTATGTTTGAGTCAATGCAGCTTAATTTAATCTTGTTTTTTAGGGAATTCGATATTAAGGACTCTAAGCTGCAACATAAGATCAGCAAGTACTTTGCTGAATTTATGGGTCATGGGCTGCTTGAAGATCATAAATATTCTGAAATGGTTAGCGATCTCAAGGGGGAAAAAAATGAAAACCTATGA
- a CDS encoding ATP-dependent DNA helicase → MNWLNELYKINKREPDKEIERSLVNAIFRIYDRFPRIGLRERFGQQEMSLDIADAYIHGHNAMIEAGVGIGKSFAYLIPSLLTNQMSQKPVIIATSSIQLSEQIHKDLRIIGSRLGFSTVRSVVGKGMGQYACRSRAAELINLDDANSSVSTLAQRILDYEIDERADIKAGISDAEWSHVSVNDCKFERCHHKTACLFYDMRAKLNAKAHEIDFIIVNQDLLIRDLMKKKEGTKSIISDQPALIVIDEAHNLEAKVRDARTLEFTYRAICRTLDTTVQLLTKQSGDKSLFSQSKFIKNCAERIFKQVNADLLDHAKQDNDRIKVSEIKGTPLNQVWNDLKDLSLRLSILTSRHEREIDDAFEAINGLITLIHVLAKIEDNYLLWASSPLGIATISICPKDISQFLKYTLFNGKVPVILTSATLCQGGDTLEEQYSYMTHSLGYKGDFLERQPSPFDYTNHAMMYVSNKVPYYQHDQREIYLEAAYKELVQLCNLTQGRTIVLFSAKEDMKYIHKKLISKANEYTWPVHVQKEGSSQDSVIAEFRKSKGVLLGTGVFWEGVNIEGSDLSQVIIFRLPFPVPSDPVYEYKASVTENPFMEVFVPDMLLRLRQGTGRLIRSETDLGILSILDSRLSAAAKKSYREQVLETLPFKKVTEDFAVLEKFVQTKRIRRTD, encoded by the coding sequence ATGAATTGGTTAAATGAACTCTATAAAATAAATAAGCGGGAACCGGACAAGGAAATCGAACGATCTTTGGTTAATGCCATCTTCCGAATATATGACCGGTTCCCCCGAATTGGTCTTAGAGAGCGGTTCGGACAGCAAGAAATGTCTCTCGATATCGCCGATGCTTATATCCATGGGCATAACGCCATGATTGAAGCTGGTGTTGGAATTGGTAAGTCTTTTGCATACCTGATCCCAAGTCTGCTCACGAATCAAATGTCTCAGAAACCAGTCATTATAGCTACCTCCTCCATTCAGCTTTCGGAACAGATACATAAAGATTTAAGGATCATTGGTAGCCGGTTGGGATTTTCAACGGTTCGCTCCGTGGTGGGAAAAGGCATGGGTCAGTATGCCTGCCGAAGCAGAGCAGCGGAATTGATCAATCTTGATGATGCGAACTCCTCCGTGTCCACCCTCGCCCAGCGCATATTAGATTATGAAATTGATGAACGAGCCGATATTAAAGCTGGAATTAGTGATGCCGAATGGTCCCACGTTTCCGTGAATGATTGCAAATTTGAACGTTGTCATCATAAGACTGCATGTTTGTTTTACGATATGAGAGCTAAATTGAATGCAAAAGCTCACGAGATTGATTTTATTATCGTGAACCAGGATCTGCTCATACGGGATTTGATGAAGAAAAAAGAAGGAACCAAGAGCATCATCTCGGATCAGCCTGCTCTGATCGTCATTGATGAAGCGCATAATCTGGAAGCAAAAGTTCGTGATGCCAGAACGCTTGAGTTCACTTATCGGGCAATCTGCCGCACTCTGGACACCACGGTGCAGCTTCTAACGAAGCAGTCCGGGGATAAAAGTCTCTTCTCACAATCCAAATTTATAAAAAACTGCGCTGAGCGCATCTTTAAACAGGTAAACGCGGATCTGCTCGACCATGCCAAACAGGATAACGACCGAATCAAAGTGTCGGAGATCAAAGGAACACCTTTGAACCAGGTCTGGAACGATTTAAAAGATCTCAGTCTGCGCCTTTCCATTTTGACTTCCCGCCATGAACGGGAGATCGATGACGCTTTTGAAGCTATCAACGGGCTAATTACCCTGATCCATGTCTTGGCTAAAATAGAGGACAACTATCTCTTATGGGCGAGCAGTCCCCTGGGAATAGCCACGATCAGCATCTGTCCCAAAGATATAAGCCAATTTTTGAAATACACTTTATTTAATGGCAAGGTACCTGTAATCCTAACATCAGCAACGCTGTGCCAAGGCGGGGATACGCTGGAGGAACAATATTCTTATATGACACATTCTCTCGGTTATAAGGGAGATTTCCTTGAGCGCCAACCCTCCCCTTTTGACTACACCAACCATGCCATGATGTACGTTTCGAACAAAGTTCCCTATTACCAACATGACCAGCGCGAAATCTATCTTGAAGCAGCTTATAAGGAATTGGTTCAACTCTGTAATTTAACTCAGGGAAGAACAATCGTCCTATTTTCAGCAAAGGAAGACATGAAGTACATTCACAAGAAGTTGATTTCAAAGGCTAATGAATACACATGGCCAGTCCATGTTCAAAAAGAAGGATCTTCCCAGGATAGTGTCATCGCTGAATTCAGGAAAAGCAAAGGTGTACTCCTGGGTACCGGTGTATTCTGGGAAGGCGTAAATATCGAGGGGTCTGACCTGTCACAGGTCATTATTTTCCGGCTGCCCTTCCCTGTTCCATCGGATCCTGTTTATGAATATAAGGCATCTGTAACGGAGAATCCGTTCATGGAGGTGTTTGTACCGGACATGCTTCTGCGGTTACGGCAAGGAACTGGACGCTTGATTCGTAGTGAAACGGACCTTGGCATACTCAGCATACTTGACTCCCGTCTCAGCGCAGCAGCAAAAAAGAGTTATCGGGAACAGGTGCTGGAAACGTTGCCGTTCAAAAAAGTGACGGAGGATTTTGCGGTTTTGGAGAAATTTGTGCAAACTAAAAGGATACGACGTACGGATTAG
- a CDS encoding family 43 glycosylhydrolase — MNNQLTNGGIWNDLSGNPIHAHGGHMLFHDDYYYWYGEDRREDIYMSCYRSKDLFNWEFRNHILTTSTPAAPVRVRTNLALVNDKGGKVNLERPKVLFNTSTKKFVLWVHYENGNNYNDAACAIATSDSPDSHFTYHGSFNPYGYMSRDCTLFQDDDGTAYFISAARDNADLHIYRLQEDYLNVESLVGKLWQGEYREAPTVFKRNGKYYMVTSFCTGWAPNQGKYAMANTMDGPWGMLSDFGDETTYRTQPAFVLKRSEEEYLYFSDRWNGSDYFQSSYVVLPIAFNGEIPILNDYSTLSLREDTHLIHFER; from the coding sequence GTGAACAATCAATTAACCAATGGTGGCATCTGGAATGATTTAAGCGGTAATCCAATCCATGCCCATGGTGGACATATGTTGTTTCATGACGATTATTATTATTGGTATGGCGAAGATCGGAGAGAGGATATATATATGAGTTGTTACCGTTCCAAAGATCTGTTCAACTGGGAGTTTCGAAATCATATCCTGACGACGTCTACGCCAGCTGCACCCGTTCGAGTTCGGACAAATCTGGCATTAGTGAACGACAAAGGCGGAAAGGTGAATCTCGAACGGCCTAAAGTGCTTTTCAACACGTCGACAAAGAAGTTCGTCCTATGGGTTCATTATGAGAATGGTAATAATTACAACGATGCCGCATGCGCTATTGCCACATCTGATTCTCCGGATAGCCATTTCACTTACCATGGCAGTTTTAATCCGTATGGGTATATGTCGCGAGACTGCACGCTCTTTCAGGATGATGACGGGACTGCATATTTTATTTCGGCTGCCAGAGACAATGCGGACCTTCACATCTACCGTCTGCAGGAAGATTACCTTAATGTCGAAAGTCTTGTCGGAAAGCTGTGGCAGGGGGAATATCGAGAAGCGCCAACCGTCTTCAAGCGGAACGGGAAGTATTATATGGTGACCTCATTTTGCACGGGTTGGGCTCCCAATCAAGGGAAATACGCGATGGCTAATACGATGGATGGTCCATGGGGGATGCTCAGCGATTTTGGCGATGAAACGACGTATCGAACGCAACCAGCGTTTGTGCTGAAGCGATCAGAGGAGGAGTACCTGTACTTTTCGGATCGCTGGAACGGGTCGGATTACTTTCAGTCCAGCTATGTGGTACTACCCATTGCATTCAATGGGGAAATTCCGATTCTGAATGATTATTCCACGTTATCTTTGAGAGAGGATACACATCTGATTCATTTTGAACGATAA
- the pdxS gene encoding pyridoxal 5'-phosphate synthase lyase subunit PdxS, translating into MMQTGTDRVKRGMAEMQKGGVIMDVMNAEQAKIAEAAGATAVMALERVPSDIRAAGGVARMADPTIVEEVMKVVSIPVMAKARIGHYIEAKVLESLGVDYLDESEVLTPADEVFHIDKHEFTVPFVCGAKDLGEALRRIGEGASMIRTKGEPGTGNIVEAVRHMRLINSQLRKVQNMSKDELYAEAKNLGVAYELLREVHENGKLPVVNFAAGGVATPADAALMMHLGADGVFVGSGIFKSDSPEKFARAIVEATTHYTDYKLIAEVSKNLGAPMKGIEISKLAPEERMSNRGW; encoded by the coding sequence ATCATGCAAACAGGTACAGATCGTGTAAAAAGAGGAATGGCTGAGATGCAAAAAGGTGGCGTCATCATGGACGTTATGAATGCAGAGCAAGCTAAAATCGCTGAGGCGGCAGGGGCAACAGCTGTTATGGCTCTTGAACGGGTACCTTCCGATATTCGCGCAGCTGGCGGTGTAGCTCGTATGGCAGATCCAACCATCGTTGAAGAGGTTATGAAGGTTGTTTCTATCCCAGTTATGGCTAAAGCACGTATCGGTCATTACATAGAAGCCAAAGTGCTTGAATCCCTAGGTGTGGACTATCTCGATGAAAGTGAAGTTCTTACGCCTGCAGACGAAGTGTTCCATATTGATAAACATGAGTTTACTGTACCATTTGTATGTGGGGCCAAAGATTTGGGAGAGGCTCTTCGCCGTATTGGTGAGGGTGCATCGATGATTCGTACAAAAGGTGAGCCTGGAACGGGCAACATTGTTGAGGCAGTTCGTCATATGCGTCTAATTAACAGCCAGCTCCGCAAAGTGCAAAACATGTCCAAAGACGAGCTGTACGCTGAAGCCAAAAATCTGGGTGTAGCTTATGAGTTGCTGCGCGAAGTTCATGAAAATGGAAAACTTCCTGTCGTTAACTTTGCAGCAGGCGGTGTAGCTACTCCGGCGGACGCAGCATTAATGATGCACCTGGGAGCAGACGGTGTGTTTGTAGGATCAGGTATCTTCAAATCCGATAGCCCTGAGAAATTCGCTCGTGCAATCGTTGAAGCTACAACACATTACACGGATTACAAACTGATTGCTGAAGTATCCAAAAACTTGGGCGCCCCGATGAAAGGGATCGAAATTTCTAAATTGGCTCCAGAAGAGCGCATGTCCAACCGCGGTTGGTAA
- a CDS encoding carbohydrate ABC transporter permease: MYHKTTGYRVFSYFNYAFMILAGLACFLPLLHLLAQSLSSKAAISGNMVSFWPVGFNVDAYIKTFNNSNFNGAMLTSIIRTVLGTTISMFILTCAGYALSKEFRGRNVLMWFFIFTMLFSGGLIPSYILITALGLKDTIWALVLPGAFGAYNLILLVNFFKTIPKALEEAAFIDGASFFVILSKIYLPLSLPGIATVSLFIMVGHWNSWFDGILYMSDASKYPLASFLQTVVVQSNMQNMAMSQSEVAAMSEQSIKAAQIFVSTLPIILVYPFLQRYFVKGIVLGAVKE, from the coding sequence ATGTACCATAAGACGACAGGCTATAGAGTATTCTCCTATTTTAATTACGCATTCATGATACTGGCGGGTCTGGCGTGTTTTCTTCCACTGCTTCATCTGTTGGCGCAATCGCTCAGCAGTAAAGCGGCCATAAGCGGTAATATGGTTTCATTTTGGCCGGTCGGGTTCAACGTGGATGCCTATATCAAAACGTTCAACAATTCCAACTTTAATGGTGCCATGCTGACATCTATCATTCGAACCGTTTTGGGTACGACCATCAGCATGTTCATCCTTACCTGTGCAGGTTATGCCCTGTCCAAGGAATTCCGGGGACGCAACGTGCTCATGTGGTTTTTTATCTTTACGATGCTTTTCTCCGGGGGATTGATCCCTTCTTACATTTTGATCACCGCTCTTGGATTAAAGGATACAATATGGGCCCTTGTGCTGCCGGGAGCATTCGGTGCTTATAATCTGATTCTTCTCGTCAACTTCTTCAAAACAATTCCCAAAGCCTTGGAAGAAGCAGCATTCATTGACGGGGCGTCCTTTTTCGTAATCCTCAGCAAAATATATTTACCATTATCTCTGCCTGGTATCGCGACCGTATCCTTGTTCATTATGGTGGGGCACTGGAACTCCTGGTTTGACGGGATTTTGTACATGTCCGATGCGAGTAAATATCCGCTGGCTTCGTTCCTCCAGACCGTTGTTGTACAGAGCAATATGCAAAATATGGCGATGAGCCAGTCTGAAGTGGCAGCCATGTCTGAACAGAGCATCAAGGCAGCGCAAATTTTTGTCAGCACGCTACCGATCATTTTGGTCTATCCTTTTTTACAACGTTATTTCGTAAAGGGAATTGTACTAGGCGCTGTCAAAGAATAA
- a CDS encoding PLP-dependent aminotransferase family protein, with translation MQFHVAYSSYLNRKYTKMKALYHAIRDAIHEGNLIHGEKLPSTRELAATYHISRGTVNQVYDTLTAQGYIQSEHGRGTFVAYQLDLSNDASTEKACTHHLSAWGNRIQQFEQQSIQRNAPANAHTHDSRMDRDEVIDFSKYQPDLSKFPYDEWNNRLYAEIRQREHHLETTSAMVSSTGDPRLREAIAAYLRRMRGIQVDPDHIAVTAGSMQAIALLTQLLADPGDHVVTESPCYVGISKAILAAGAKLIEANLDGQGVVPQDWEARMLFVTPSRQFPTGEMLSLERRQTLLDWAHRHDAMIVEDDYDSEFRYRGMHVEPLKTLDKAGRVIYLGSFTKTLPFEVRLGFVVLPPTLADTFRKAQALYEPRPVNLIEQRALAAFMTSGQYERHLRRMNRLYSRKFDLLLKLLNKQLSTWFDWVENEAGLHVFGWWRGNVSMYEAFRASVKSQGVVYSEVSSSTAVGTKYGIYLSFAHLSDEQLQEGVSRLKNAVTASL, from the coding sequence ATGCAATTTCATGTAGCTTACAGTTCATATTTGAACCGAAAATATACCAAAATGAAGGCGCTCTATCATGCCATTCGTGATGCTATTCATGAAGGTAATCTTATACATGGCGAGAAGTTACCCTCGACTAGAGAGTTAGCCGCGACGTATCACATTTCCAGAGGAACCGTGAATCAGGTCTATGATACGTTGACTGCTCAAGGTTACATTCAATCAGAGCATGGAAGAGGAACCTTTGTTGCGTATCAGTTGGATTTAAGCAATGATGCGTCCACCGAGAAAGCTTGTACGCATCACTTATCCGCCTGGGGAAATCGTATTCAGCAGTTTGAACAGCAGTCGATTCAAAGAAATGCACCAGCCAATGCCCATACACATGATTCCAGAATGGATCGCGACGAAGTGATCGACTTTAGCAAATACCAACCTGATTTATCCAAATTTCCTTACGATGAATGGAATAATAGATTGTATGCTGAGATACGGCAGCGTGAGCATCACCTGGAAACAACCTCTGCGATGGTTAGTTCAACCGGGGATCCGAGATTGAGAGAAGCCATTGCCGCCTATCTTCGAAGAATGCGGGGAATTCAAGTCGATCCGGATCATATTGCAGTGACTGCAGGCTCCATGCAAGCTATAGCTCTACTCACTCAATTACTTGCAGATCCTGGGGATCATGTCGTGACGGAAAGCCCTTGTTATGTCGGGATCTCCAAAGCCATTTTGGCTGCGGGTGCAAAGTTGATTGAAGCCAATCTCGATGGTCAGGGCGTTGTGCCCCAAGACTGGGAAGCGCGTATGTTGTTTGTCACGCCGTCACGACAGTTTCCTACTGGTGAAATGCTCAGCCTTGAACGCAGACAAACCTTGCTGGACTGGGCACATCGTCATGATGCCATGATTGTCGAGGATGACTATGATAGTGAATTCCGATATCGCGGAATGCATGTTGAACCTCTGAAAACACTTGATAAAGCAGGACGTGTAATCTACCTGGGCAGCTTTACGAAAACCTTGCCTTTTGAAGTACGACTTGGTTTTGTGGTTCTCCCCCCCACCTTGGCAGACACCTTTAGAAAGGCACAGGCATTATACGAGCCAAGACCCGTCAACCTGATCGAACAACGGGCATTAGCGGCATTTATGACAAGCGGTCAATATGAACGTCATCTGCGCAGGATGAATCGTCTATACAGTCGCAAATTCGATCTGTTACTCAAACTTTTGAACAAGCAACTCTCTACATGGTTTGATTGGGTGGAGAATGAAGCGGGTCTACACGTGTTTGGCTGGTGGCGAGGTAATGTGTCCATGTATGAGGCCTTTCGGGCATCGGTTAAGTCACAAGGTGTGGTATACTCAGAAGTCAGCAGTTCAACGGCTGTTGGTACGAAATATGGTATATATTTATCTTTTGCACATTTGTCAGATGAACAGTTACAGGAAGGCGTATCCAGATTGAAAAATGCCGTCACAGCCTCATTGTGA